A genomic segment from Pseudomonas mendocina encodes:
- a CDS encoding ABC transporter substrate-binding protein, whose product MARSLTTSVSTFALLAALGFTASNATAQDSLTVVSWGGSYGATQKKHVIDPYQKETGVKVLFEDYSGGVAEIKAQVESGNIQWDVVDFEVIDLERACSEGLLETIDHSVLPAGIDGTPAAQDFIPEALASECAVGNIVWSVVFAFNDNTIGGTKATSIGDFFDTAKIPGKRAMRKRPQVNMEWALMADGVAPEEVYEVLATPEGQQRAFDKLDSIKKDIVWFDSWSQAPQLLNDGGAVLVQSANGRFYDAIVQEKKPFEIVWDGHVYDLDAWAIVKGSKKKELAMEFIKYATGSKPLAGMPDVAYGPTRKSSMPLADQNATPHLPTAHLDKGIQAGSEFWADYGESLGEKFNEWLLK is encoded by the coding sequence ATGGCTAGATCACTGACTACCAGCGTTTCCACCTTCGCCCTGTTGGCGGCCTTGGGTTTCACCGCAAGCAACGCCACGGCCCAGGACAGTCTCACCGTGGTGTCCTGGGGCGGCTCCTACGGCGCCACGCAGAAGAAGCACGTCATCGACCCCTATCAGAAGGAAACCGGCGTCAAGGTGCTATTCGAGGACTACTCGGGTGGCGTCGCCGAGATCAAGGCCCAGGTCGAGTCGGGCAACATCCAGTGGGACGTGGTCGACTTCGAAGTGATCGACCTCGAACGCGCCTGCTCCGAAGGCTTGCTGGAAACCATCGACCACAGCGTGCTGCCGGCCGGCATCGACGGCACTCCGGCGGCCCAGGACTTCATCCCCGAAGCGCTGGCCAGCGAGTGCGCGGTGGGCAATATCGTCTGGTCCGTGGTGTTCGCCTTCAACGACAACACCATCGGCGGCACCAAGGCCACCAGCATCGGCGACTTCTTCGACACCGCCAAGATCCCCGGGAAGCGCGCCATGCGCAAGCGCCCGCAGGTGAACATGGAGTGGGCACTGATGGCCGACGGCGTGGCCCCGGAGGAAGTCTACGAAGTGCTGGCCACACCGGAAGGCCAGCAGCGCGCCTTCGACAAGCTGGACAGCATCAAGAAGGACATCGTCTGGTTCGACTCCTGGTCGCAGGCGCCACAACTGCTCAACGACGGCGGTGCAGTACTGGTGCAGTCGGCCAATGGCCGCTTCTACGATGCCATCGTGCAGGAGAAGAAGCCCTTCGAAATCGTCTGGGACGGCCATGTCTACGACCTCGACGCCTGGGCCATCGTCAAGGGCTCGAAGAAGAAGGAGCTGGCCATGGAGTTCATCAAGTACGCCACCGGTTCCAAACCGCTAGCCGGCATGCCGGATGTGGCCTACGGCCCGACGCGCAAGTCGTCCATGCCGTTGGCTGACCAGAACGCCACGCCGCACCTGCCGACCGCTCATCTGGACAAGGGCATCCAGGCTGGCTCGGAGTTCTGGGCCGACTACGGCGAGTCGCTGGGAGAGAAGTTCAACGAGTGGCTGTTGAAGTAA
- a CDS encoding ABC transporter permease, whose translation MTSLTTHEAGQAASARRKKRVAAFLFVVPLLLFILVTFVAPIGTMLWRSVYHPTVAELIPLTLAELERWDDHRQLPDETTLQVFVTELHELNEQRLSGKLSEEFNRAYTGMSSVVKATARRVGRLDAQQLESQGIQTLLDAHRNWSKPELWYAIERAGKVYTYDYYLTALDLELHPDDGIQVRQDTQIYLQLYSKTLNMALVITLLCALLGYPLAYYLAGLPSNRANLLLVLVLLPFWTSLLVRTTSWIALLQTNGVINSFLMGIGIISQPFEMLYTSFATVVAMTHILLPFMILPLYSVMRGIDPSYMRAALSLGDKPIPAFARIYFPMTLPGLSAGALLVFIISVGYYITPALVGGTDGQMISNIIAFHMQRSNNWELAAALGSLLLGLILLLYWVYDRFVGASNIKLG comes from the coding sequence TTGACCTCTCTCACTACCCACGAAGCCGGCCAAGCCGCCAGCGCCCGTCGCAAGAAGCGCGTCGCCGCCTTTCTGTTCGTGGTGCCGCTGCTGCTGTTCATCCTCGTCACCTTCGTCGCCCCGATCGGCACCATGCTGTGGCGCAGTGTCTATCACCCGACCGTGGCCGAGCTGATTCCCCTGACCCTGGCCGAACTCGAACGCTGGGACGATCACAGGCAACTGCCGGACGAGACGACCTTGCAGGTCTTCGTCACAGAGCTGCATGAGCTCAACGAGCAGCGCCTGTCCGGCAAGCTCTCAGAGGAGTTCAACCGCGCGTATACCGGTATGTCCAGCGTGGTCAAAGCCACCGCACGGCGTGTCGGTCGACTGGATGCGCAGCAGCTGGAAAGCCAGGGTATACAGACCCTGCTCGACGCCCATCGCAACTGGAGCAAGCCCGAGCTGTGGTACGCCATCGAACGTGCCGGCAAGGTCTACACCTACGACTACTACCTGACCGCGCTGGATCTGGAGCTGCACCCCGACGATGGCATCCAGGTGCGCCAGGACACGCAGATCTACCTGCAGCTGTACTCCAAGACGCTGAACATGGCGCTGGTCATCACCCTGCTCTGCGCCCTGCTCGGCTACCCGCTGGCCTACTACCTCGCCGGCCTGCCATCGAACCGCGCCAACCTGCTGCTGGTGCTGGTGCTGCTGCCGTTCTGGACCTCGCTGCTGGTGCGCACCACCTCGTGGATCGCGCTGCTGCAGACCAACGGCGTGATCAACTCCTTCCTCATGGGCATCGGTATCATCAGCCAGCCCTTCGAGATGCTCTACACCTCGTTCGCCACCGTGGTGGCGATGACCCACATCCTGCTACCGTTCATGATCCTGCCGCTGTACAGCGTGATGCGCGGCATCGACCCCAGCTACATGCGCGCAGCGCTCAGCCTGGGCGACAAGCCAATACCTGCGTTCGCCCGCATCTACTTCCCGATGACCCTGCCCGGCCTGAGTGCCGGGGCGCTGCTGGTGTTCATCATCTCGGTCGGCTACTACATCACCCCGGCGCTGGTCGGTGGCACCGACGGGCAGATGATCAGCAACATCATCGCCTTCCACATGCAGCGCTCGAACAACTGGGAGCTGGCCGCCGCGCTGGGCTCGCTGCTGCTCGGGCTGATCCTGCTGCTGTACTGGGTGTACGACCGCTTCGTCGGCGCCAGCAACATCAAGTTGGGATGA
- a CDS encoding ABC transporter permease, producing the protein MKIPAYYGFWHHLGHWLLKASSWLVLLFLILPILVIVPLSFNAEPFFSFTEGMLTLDPDAYSLRWYREILDDPKWILAIKNSFFIGILSTLLATILGTCAAVGLARDEMPFRRFITALLLSPMIVPLIITAAGMFFFYSNLGLAGGYLGVILAHAALGTPFVIITVTATLTGFDYSLARAALNLGATPIRVFFDVIMPLIRPGVISGALFAFITSFDEVVVILFMAGPQQRTIPRQMFSGLREQINPSILAIATLLILVSIALLVTLELLRRRAERMRGIEMPQ; encoded by the coding sequence ATGAAAATCCCCGCCTACTACGGCTTCTGGCACCACCTCGGACACTGGCTGCTCAAGGCCAGCTCCTGGCTGGTGTTGCTGTTCCTGATCCTGCCGATCCTGGTGATCGTGCCACTGTCGTTCAACGCCGAGCCGTTCTTCAGTTTCACCGAAGGCATGCTCACGCTGGACCCGGACGCCTACTCGCTGCGCTGGTACCGGGAAATCCTCGACGACCCGAAGTGGATTCTGGCGATCAAGAACAGCTTCTTCATCGGCATCCTCTCCACCCTCCTCGCCACGATTCTGGGCACCTGCGCCGCCGTAGGCTTGGCGCGCGACGAGATGCCGTTTCGCCGCTTCATCACCGCTCTGCTGCTGTCACCGATGATCGTGCCGCTGATCATCACCGCCGCCGGGATGTTCTTCTTCTATTCCAACCTGGGCCTGGCCGGTGGCTACCTCGGGGTGATCCTGGCGCACGCGGCGCTGGGCACGCCCTTCGTCATCATCACCGTCACCGCCACGCTCACTGGCTTCGACTACAGCCTGGCCCGCGCCGCGCTGAATCTCGGCGCCACGCCGATTCGGGTGTTCTTCGACGTAATCATGCCGCTGATCCGCCCCGGGGTGATTTCCGGCGCGCTGTTCGCCTTCATCACCTCGTTCGATGAAGTGGTGGTGATCCTGTTCATGGCCGGCCCTCAGCAGCGCACCATTCCGCGGCAGATGTTCTCGGGCCTGCGCGAGCAGATCAACCCGAGCATCCTGGCCATCGCCACTCTGCTGATTCTGGTATCCATCGCCCTGCTGGTGACACTGGAACTGCTGCGTCGTCGCGCCGAGCGCATGCGTGGGATCGAGATGCCGCAGTGA
- a CDS encoding sensor histidine kinase — MQQGLGVLRIHLGQDRPDLLSHIERLTSISHGAIETIREIHNGAPTKQLQHNLSSTLEGLIEEFRQLSEIECRYNLPKQDLELEPGRASHLYRIVQESLTNILRHANASRAEVSLERRDNDYVLEIFDDGQGFILSDILPDSTGLSGMRERGKQLGGPVIIFSHPGQGTIVQAIFPVRINQ, encoded by the coding sequence CTGCAACAGGGATTGGGTGTGCTGCGCATTCACCTCGGCCAGGACCGCCCGGACCTGCTGAGTCATATCGAACGACTGACCAGCATCTCCCACGGGGCCATCGAGACCATCCGTGAAATTCATAACGGTGCGCCCACCAAGCAACTACAGCACAACCTGAGTAGCACCCTCGAAGGCCTGATAGAGGAATTTCGGCAACTCTCGGAAATCGAATGCCGCTACAACCTGCCCAAGCAAGACCTCGAGCTGGAGCCGGGGCGCGCATCGCACCTGTATCGCATCGTGCAGGAGTCGCTGACCAACATTCTGCGTCACGCCAATGCCAGTCGGGCCGAGGTGAGCCTGGAGCGACGTGATAATGACTACGTGCTGGAGATTTTCGATGACGGCCAGGGCTTCATCCTCAGCGACATCCTGCCCGACTCCACCGGGCTTTCCGGTATGCGCGAGCGCGGCAAGCAACTCGGAGGTCCCGTGATCATTTTCAGCCACCCCGGCCAGGGCACCATCGTCCAGGCAATCTTTCCCGTGAGAATCAACCAATGA
- a CDS encoding response regulator — MINLMIVDDHMIMREGLKRLFELDKDIHIAAEAADGLQALERLRTKHVDLLLLDISMPGLSGEALISRLIHQYPRLPILVLSMHSDPHVAMRVLRSGATGYLTKTQSPETLIAAVKKVSTGARYIDPELLEQIALNSLKSNPSSGLDSLTNREFQIMRLLADGHSINQIAEQLMISNKTVSTHKINLMQKMGFSSNADLIKFASKLSISEPV; from the coding sequence ATGATCAATCTGATGATCGTCGATGATCATATGATCATGCGAGAAGGCCTGAAGCGCCTGTTCGAACTGGACAAGGACATCCACATCGCAGCAGAGGCAGCTGACGGTCTACAGGCACTCGAACGCCTGAGGACGAAACACGTGGACTTGCTCCTTCTGGATATCAGCATGCCCGGCCTGAGCGGTGAAGCCCTGATATCGCGCCTCATCCATCAGTACCCGCGCCTGCCCATCCTGGTGCTCAGCATGCACAGCGACCCTCATGTCGCCATGCGCGTGCTGCGCTCGGGAGCCACCGGCTACCTGACCAAGACCCAGTCACCGGAGACGCTGATCGCCGCGGTGAAGAAAGTCAGCACCGGTGCACGCTACATTGACCCGGAGCTCCTCGAGCAGATTGCACTGAACAGCCTCAAGTCGAACCCTTCGAGCGGCCTCGACAGCTTAACCAACCGGGAGTTCCAGATCATGCGACTGCTGGCAGATGGCCATAGCATCAACCAGATCGCCGAACAGCTGATGATCAGCAACAAGACGGTCAGCACACATAAGATAAATCTGATGCAGAAGATGGGATTTTCCAGCAATGCCGACCTGATCAAGTTCGCCAGCAAACTCAGCATTTCCGAACCAGTCTGA
- a CDS encoding methyl-accepting chemotaxis protein yields the protein MREPNLSLVIPSLALLAGIVAVLLVGFGWLGTLPALIGLMVVGGVLLVRQSKRQPLVQAVETPVTDVLQPQSDVEELCEQTLPLWSQQIHSARSHTEEAISALSERFANLAVRIQQSLGNGPEREAGNRLVALLSTSQHELDMIIMALREALASKESLLKEVMQLSNFTDQLQEMAQGVADIAKQTNLLALNAAIEAARAGESGRGFAVVADEVRTLSTRSGETGQRIGETVSIVNTAIHKTLDISREYAKTDAQTLNNASEVIKGVITRFHHSASGIVSHNEAMRSQSEIVGQDIAEVLVSLQFQDRISQMLGHVSGDIEKLLAHIHANNEQRRLGHEPSPLDVDRWLNELAQTYTMPEQHDIHRGEAPGKRNDSEITFF from the coding sequence GTGCGCGAGCCAAACCTCTCTCTGGTTATCCCATCTCTGGCACTGCTGGCCGGTATCGTCGCCGTGCTTCTGGTCGGCTTCGGCTGGCTGGGAACCCTCCCGGCACTGATTGGACTGATGGTGGTGGGAGGCGTGCTGCTGGTTCGGCAGAGCAAGCGCCAACCGCTGGTGCAGGCAGTAGAAACGCCGGTTACTGACGTATTGCAGCCGCAGAGCGATGTAGAAGAACTGTGCGAACAGACGCTGCCACTCTGGTCGCAGCAGATCCACTCCGCACGCAGCCACACCGAAGAGGCCATCAGCGCCTTGAGCGAGCGCTTCGCCAATCTCGCCGTGCGCATACAGCAAAGCCTGGGCAACGGCCCAGAGCGCGAGGCTGGCAACCGCCTGGTCGCCCTACTGTCCACCAGCCAGCACGAGCTGGACATGATCATCATGGCGCTGCGCGAGGCGCTGGCCAGCAAGGAGTCGCTGCTCAAGGAAGTGATGCAGCTGTCGAACTTCACCGACCAGTTGCAGGAAATGGCGCAGGGCGTGGCCGACATCGCCAAGCAAACCAACCTGCTGGCCCTAAACGCCGCCATCGAAGCAGCCCGAGCTGGAGAAAGTGGCCGCGGTTTCGCCGTAGTCGCTGATGAAGTGCGCACGCTCTCCACCCGGTCCGGCGAAACCGGCCAGCGTATTGGCGAGACGGTGAGCATCGTCAACACCGCGATCCACAAGACGCTGGACATCTCCAGGGAATACGCCAAGACCGATGCGCAGACCCTGAACAACGCCAGCGAGGTGATCAAGGGCGTGATCACCCGCTTCCATCACAGCGCCAGCGGCATCGTCAGCCACAACGAGGCAATGCGCAGCCAGAGCGAAATCGTCGGGCAGGACATTGCCGAGGTGCTGGTCTCGCTGCAGTTCCAGGACCGTATCAGCCAGATGCTGGGCCACGTGAGTGGCGACATCGAAAAGCTGCTCGCCCACATCCATGCCAACAACGAACAACGCCGACTCGGCCACGAGCCATCGCCTCTGGACGTCGATCGCTGGCTGAATGAACTGGCGCAGACCTACACCATGCCCGAGCAGCATGACATCCACCGGGGCGAAGCCCCCGGCAAGCGTAACGATTCCGAAATCACATTCTTCTGA
- a CDS encoding response regulator, translating to MGKTVLIVDDSASIRQVVSITLKGAGYDVIEGCDGKDALTKLDGRKVHLIISDVNMPNMDGITFLKNVKQLPAYKFTPVIMLTTEAGEAKKDEGRAAGAKAWVVKPFQPAQMLNAVSKLILP from the coding sequence ATGGGCAAGACCGTACTCATCGTCGACGATTCCGCCTCGATCCGGCAGGTCGTCAGCATCACGCTCAAGGGTGCCGGCTACGACGTTATCGAAGGTTGCGATGGCAAGGACGCACTGACCAAGCTCGACGGTCGCAAGGTGCACCTGATCATCAGCGACGTGAACATGCCGAACATGGACGGCATCACTTTCCTCAAGAACGTCAAGCAACTGCCTGCCTACAAGTTCACTCCGGTGATCATGCTCACCACCGAAGCCGGCGAAGCGAAGAAGGACGAAGGCCGCGCCGCGGGCGCCAAGGCCTGGGTAGTCAAGCCGTTCCAGCCGGCGCAGATGCTCAATGCCGTCTCCAAGCTGATCCTGCCTTGA
- a CDS encoding STAS domain-containing protein, with protein MTDAPGENLYRILPLEGGLTIYSVSEHMELLMRALAPAAEVELDLSALDEVDCAGLQLLVLAKQEANRQGCQLRLSHHSPAVIEAFELSGLASFFGDPILIKPSDE; from the coding sequence ATGACAGACGCGCCGGGCGAGAACCTGTATCGCATTCTGCCTCTGGAAGGCGGGTTGACCATCTACAGCGTCAGCGAACACATGGAACTGTTGATGCGCGCATTGGCCCCTGCCGCGGAAGTTGAACTGGATCTCTCGGCGCTCGACGAAGTCGACTGCGCAGGTCTCCAACTGCTGGTGCTGGCCAAGCAGGAAGCCAACCGCCAGGGCTGCCAACTGCGCCTGAGCCACCACAGCCCGGCAGTGATCGAGGCGTTCGAGCTCAGCGGACTCGCCTCGTTCTTCGGCGACCCCATCCTGATCAAACCCAGCGACGAGTGA
- a CDS encoding chemotaxis protein CheA encodes MDMDEVLKIFIAESRELLELMEEALLVLESAPEDADTINAIFRAAHTIKGSAGLFGLDLIVDFTHIAESVLDRIRNGELHFDETLTALFLQVGDHLGKLITHLDEGHDLEQLDAESLEQNRQLGERLSAYMAPPRNPEGLPTQHERIERSTQDGLSADHWHLSLRFGPDTLRNGMDPLSLLRYLNTFGRIVNIVPLLDRMPPAAEMDPETCYLSFEVAFASDADKATIEGAFEFVREDSLIRILPPHSKSNEYLELIRALPEEDMRLGEILMRCGTLTAAELQDVLHAQVQGQQEAEARPIGQVLMEESLVQPPVIAAALQKQQQVKESRSNENNLIRVDASKLDQLINLVGELIIAGAGARMTAQQCGHAEMLESTEQLSRLVEEVRDSALTLRMVQIGATFNRFQRVVRDVSREIGKDIALSISGGETELDKTVVERITDPLTHLVRNAMDHGIEPLAVRQARGKPGQGNVRLNAYHDAGSIVLEVADDGGGLDPQRILAKARERGLISEGQVLTEKETFNLIFEPGFSTADQVSNLSGRGVGMDVVKRNISALRGNIELDSVLGEGTCVRIRLPLTLAIIDGFLVGVGQAGYVIPLDLVEECIELEPGACQDRGHISLRGEVLPFIRLRELFDEEGQPPRRENVVVVSYAGQRAGLVVDHLMGEFQTVIKPLGKLFGNCRGVGGFTILGSGAVALILDTPSLLTDLAHPTTSAMPATSEA; translated from the coding sequence ATGGATATGGACGAAGTACTCAAGATCTTCATCGCTGAAAGCCGTGAACTGCTGGAACTGATGGAAGAAGCACTGCTCGTGCTGGAAAGTGCTCCTGAAGACGCCGATACCATCAACGCCATCTTTCGTGCCGCCCACACGATCAAGGGCTCCGCCGGGCTGTTCGGCCTCGATCTCATCGTTGACTTCACCCACATTGCCGAAAGCGTGCTCGACCGCATCCGCAATGGCGAACTGCATTTCGATGAAACGCTCACGGCCCTGTTTCTACAGGTTGGCGATCACCTCGGCAAACTCATCACCCACCTCGACGAAGGCCACGATCTCGAGCAACTGGATGCCGAGAGCCTGGAGCAGAACCGCCAGCTCGGGGAGCGCCTGAGCGCCTACATGGCGCCGCCCAGAAATCCCGAAGGCCTGCCCACCCAGCACGAGCGGATCGAGCGCAGCACGCAGGATGGCCTGAGCGCCGACCACTGGCATCTCTCGCTGCGTTTCGGCCCGGACACCCTGCGCAACGGCATGGACCCATTGTCCCTGCTGCGCTATCTCAATACCTTCGGGCGCATCGTCAACATCGTGCCGCTGCTTGACCGCATGCCGCCCGCGGCCGAGATGGACCCCGAGACCTGCTACCTCAGTTTCGAAGTCGCCTTCGCCAGTGATGCCGACAAGGCCACCATCGAGGGTGCCTTCGAGTTCGTCCGCGAAGACAGCCTGATCCGCATTCTGCCGCCCCACAGCAAGTCCAACGAATACCTCGAACTGATCCGCGCGCTCCCCGAAGAAGACATGCGCCTGGGTGAAATCCTGATGCGCTGCGGCACCTTGACCGCCGCCGAGCTGCAGGATGTGCTGCACGCCCAGGTACAGGGACAACAGGAAGCCGAAGCCCGCCCCATCGGCCAGGTGCTGATGGAAGAAAGCCTGGTGCAGCCACCGGTGATCGCCGCGGCGCTGCAAAAACAGCAACAGGTCAAGGAGAGCCGCAGCAACGAGAACAACCTGATCCGTGTCGACGCCAGCAAGCTCGACCAACTGATCAACCTGGTCGGCGAGCTGATCATCGCCGGCGCTGGCGCACGCATGACCGCTCAGCAATGCGGGCATGCCGAAATGCTGGAATCCACCGAGCAGCTGTCACGCCTGGTGGAAGAGGTTCGCGACTCCGCGCTGACCCTGCGCATGGTGCAGATTGGTGCGACATTCAACCGTTTCCAGCGTGTGGTGCGCGACGTATCGCGAGAGATCGGCAAGGACATCGCCCTGTCCATCAGCGGCGGCGAAACCGAGCTGGACAAGACCGTGGTCGAGCGCATCACCGACCCGCTCACCCACCTGGTGCGCAACGCCATGGATCACGGCATCGAGCCCCTTGCCGTACGCCAGGCGCGTGGCAAGCCTGGGCAGGGCAACGTGCGCCTCAATGCCTACCATGATGCCGGCAGCATCGTGCTGGAAGTCGCCGACGACGGTGGCGGCCTCGACCCACAGCGCATTCTCGCCAAGGCCCGTGAACGTGGGCTGATCAGCGAAGGGCAGGTGCTGACCGAGAAGGAAACCTTCAACCTGATCTTCGAGCCCGGCTTCTCCACCGCCGATCAGGTCAGCAACCTGTCCGGTCGTGGTGTGGGCATGGACGTAGTCAAGCGCAACATCTCCGCGCTACGCGGCAACATCGAACTGGACAGCGTACTCGGTGAAGGCACCTGTGTACGTATCCGCCTGCCACTGACCCTGGCCATCATCGACGGTTTCCTGGTCGGCGTGGGTCAGGCGGGCTATGTGATCCCGCTGGATCTGGTCGAGGAATGCATCGAGCTGGAACCTGGCGCCTGCCAGGACCGCGGGCACATTTCCCTGCGCGGCGAGGTCCTGCCGTTCATACGCCTGCGCGAGCTGTTCGATGAAGAAGGCCAGCCGCCCAGACGCGAGAACGTGGTGGTGGTCAGTTATGCCGGGCAACGCGCCGGCCTGGTCGTCGATCACCTGATGGGCGAGTTTCAGACGGTCATCAAGCCACTGGGCAAGCTGTTCGGCAACTGCAGAGGCGTCGGTGGTTTCACCATTCTGGGCAGTGGCGCCGTCGCCCTGATTCTCGACACCCCCAGCCT